In Brevibacillus brevis, a genomic segment contains:
- a CDS encoding tyrosine-type recombinase/integrase, translating to MVQFRNFTVSFYNESGGPYYYTTPTSTWRKFLKRNGFEHIRHHDLRHTAATLLIEAGADLKAVQERLGHSKYQTTADLHAHVTKKMSQETAKKLEKFDPRKSTL from the coding sequence TTGGTCCAGTTCCGAAACTTCACCGTCTCCTTCTACAATGAATCAGGTGGCCCCTATTATTACACTACTCCTACGTCGACATGGAGAAAATTTCTAAAACGAAACGGCTTTGAACATATCCGGCATCACGATCTACGGCATACTGCGGCTACCCTACTGATCGAAGCTGGCGCTGATCTGAAAGCCGTACAAGAACGGCTGGGGCACTCAAAGTATCAAACCACTGCAGACCTGCATGCGCACGTTACGAAAAAGATGAGCCAAGAGACAGCTAAGAAGCTAGAAAAATTTGATCCTCGAAAAAGCACCCTGTGA
- a CDS encoding DinB family protein: protein MNKALLIGDVMHEWAGTRRLLASLPDEHLGWKPHEKSFTLGELATHVVNLVNWQLGILRDTGIDLAIAATRREALTSRQALLDEFDANIVELERTLDAIDEAALASDWTLRRGDTIMAVQPKAMAFRTIGMSHMIHHRAQLGVYLRLLDQPVPGVYGPTADELGK, encoded by the coding sequence TTGAACAAAGCATTGCTGATCGGGGATGTCATGCACGAGTGGGCGGGGACACGCCGACTGTTGGCAAGTTTGCCGGACGAGCATCTCGGTTGGAAGCCGCACGAGAAGTCTTTCACGCTCGGGGAATTGGCGACGCATGTCGTCAACCTAGTAAATTGGCAACTGGGCATTCTTCGTGATACGGGGATTGACCTGGCGATCGCGGCTACTCGAAGGGAAGCGTTAACGAGTCGCCAGGCGTTGCTGGATGAATTCGACGCGAACATTGTGGAGCTCGAGCGGACGCTGGACGCCATCGACGAAGCGGCGCTGGCTTCGGACTGGACGCTCCGTCGCGGCGATACGATCATGGCCGTTCAGCCGAAGGCGATGGCGTTCCGTACGATCGGCATGAGCCACATGATTCACCACCGCGCGCAGCTCGGCGTATACTTGCGTCTGCTCGACCAGCCGGTCCCTGGCGTTTACGGCCCGACCGCCGACGAACTAGGCAAGTAG
- a CDS encoding thioredoxin family protein: protein MATNIAHKFRTGIKPQAFIDGMTKNQEKFQEWKAAFVWPSEEDREFFASLAHRDDLRCLIIAADWCGDVVRNVPVVLEALKDTEIPTEIMIMEEHLDLMDEFLTMGGRSIPVVLFADTGGHVLAKWGPRPKHVQDVMVAFKQQNPDRNAPDYDDNIKIARAQMLEQYGEGTGYQTVIVKELRELLSSI from the coding sequence ATGGCAACAAATATTGCTCATAAGTTTCGGACGGGGATCAAACCACAGGCGTTTATCGACGGGATGACCAAAAACCAGGAGAAATTCCAGGAATGGAAAGCCGCCTTTGTGTGGCCGAGCGAGGAAGACCGCGAGTTTTTCGCTTCGCTGGCACATCGGGACGATTTGCGCTGCCTGATTATCGCGGCCGATTGGTGCGGCGATGTGGTCCGCAACGTGCCAGTGGTTCTCGAAGCACTGAAGGACACCGAGATTCCCACGGAGATCATGATCATGGAAGAGCACCTCGATTTGATGGACGAGTTTCTTACCATGGGCGGGCGCTCCATTCCTGTGGTTCTCTTCGCTGATACCGGCGGGCACGTGCTGGCCAAATGGGGGCCACGTCCGAAGCATGTTCAGGATGTGATGGTCGCTTTCAAACAGCAAAACCCGGATCGCAATGCTCCCGACTACGACGACAACATCAAAATCGCTCGGGCGCAAATGCTGGAGCAATACGGTGAGGGGACTGGCTACCAGACGGTTATCGTAAAGGAACTGCGAGAGCTGCTGTCGTCGATATAA
- a CDS encoding YycC family protein — translation MRPLQISPETAVKLAEKLKVPLEQLMHMPQHILLQKMMELAKQEEENKKEE, via the coding sequence GTGCGCCCTTTGCAAATATCGCCTGAAACCGCGGTCAAGCTGGCTGAAAAGCTGAAGGTTCCACTGGAACAGCTCATGCACATGCCGCAGCACATCCTGCTGCAAAAAATGATGGAGCTGGCCAAGCAGGAAGAGGAGAACAAGAAAGAAGAGTAA
- a CDS encoding TlpA disulfide reductase family protein, translating into MKKLALALLVTVGVGFAVWQEPKESAAVVTEVQKPQVGFQAPHFTLTGLDNQVYKVEGKRSKPVVLNFWASWCGPCRMEAPDLQKLYEKYGGKVDFYGVNVTTSDSPEAAKAFVEAYKLTFPIPMDVAGTVSNRYLVQAFPTTYVVDTQGIVRKKIIGMIDSYTLEQELKQVLGEKP; encoded by the coding sequence ATGAAAAAGCTGGCCCTGGCGCTGCTGGTGACTGTGGGTGTCGGCTTTGCCGTCTGGCAAGAGCCCAAGGAATCTGCCGCCGTAGTGACGGAGGTACAAAAGCCGCAAGTGGGATTTCAGGCCCCTCATTTCACGTTGACAGGCTTAGACAATCAGGTATACAAGGTCGAAGGGAAGAGGTCCAAACCCGTGGTACTCAACTTTTGGGCATCATGGTGCGGGCCGTGCCGCATGGAGGCGCCGGATCTGCAAAAGCTCTACGAAAAATACGGCGGCAAGGTCGACTTTTACGGGGTAAACGTTACCACTAGCGACAGTCCGGAGGCGGCAAAGGCCTTCGTCGAAGCGTACAAGCTCACCTTTCCGATTCCGATGGATGTCGCCGGTACCGTTTCCAACCGCTATTTGGTCCAGGCTTTCCCGACGACCTATGTGGTGGACACGCAAGGCATCGTCCGGAAAAAAATAATCGGCATGATCGATTCCTACACCCTGGAGCAGGAATTGAAGCAGGTTTTGGGGGAAAAGCCATAA
- a CDS encoding cytochrome c biogenesis protein CcdA has protein sequence MTGNISILLAFGAGFLSFISPCCLPLYPSFLSYITGITVDEVKRGRTVFQKQALLHTLFFIIGFSIIFIALGLSTSWIGSLFVNQKDLIRQLGGILLVVIGLVMLQVFKMDWMMRSFKIDLKSRPIGYTGSILVGMTYAAGWTPCVGPILSGIIVMGVSDPSRALTYTIAYTLGFAIPFFVMTFFISKVSAIVKYSDQFMKVGGGVMILFGVLLYTDKLTDITRVLIQLFGGFTGF, from the coding sequence ATGACTGGAAACATTTCCATTTTGCTGGCTTTTGGCGCGGGCTTTCTGTCGTTCATTTCGCCTTGCTGCTTGCCCCTTTATCCGTCTTTTTTATCATACATAACGGGGATTACCGTCGATGAAGTGAAGAGAGGGCGGACGGTATTCCAGAAACAGGCTTTGCTGCACACGTTGTTCTTTATCATCGGTTTTTCCATTATTTTCATTGCGTTAGGTCTGTCTACCTCCTGGATCGGAAGTCTCTTCGTCAACCAAAAGGACTTGATTCGCCAGCTTGGCGGCATTTTGCTCGTCGTCATCGGCCTTGTCATGCTCCAAGTATTCAAGATGGACTGGATGATGCGATCGTTCAAGATTGATTTAAAATCCCGCCCAATCGGGTATACTGGGTCCATACTGGTAGGAATGACATACGCTGCGGGCTGGACGCCGTGTGTTGGCCCCATTTTGTCCGGGATCATCGTCATGGGAGTGTCGGACCCCTCCCGTGCCTTGACCTACACCATCGCCTACACGCTCGGGTTTGCCATCCCGTTTTTTGTGATGACATTCTTTATCAGTAAGGTGAGCGCCATCGTCAAATACTCCGATCAGTTTATGAAAGTGGGCGGAGGCGTCATGATTTTGTTCGGGGTGCTTTTGTACACAGACAAGTTGACGGATATTACGCGTGTCCTGATTCAATTGTTCGGCGGCTTTACAGGATTTTGA
- a CDS encoding efflux RND transporter periplasmic adaptor subunit encodes MFKANKPVILALLAITLVAGCSSPQAAETPSEKTESVTPVQVEQVSTGTVSSDSGLTAKLAPSEEVQITPKVSGKITSLPVKLGQYVQKGQLLFKIDEQDLSNSVQQAEASYRVAQANLKQASSSSDQGLVQAQNSLKQAEQALQDAKVNQQRMQQLFSQGAISSQQMEQANTELTNAQTSYANAQQSLQVAKQKTSTQVSEASVNQAAVSLQNARESLANATVTAPISGFVSSVNGAVGQMAGQQPVVVLVNTNPLLVKANLSEADVTKVKVGTPVKVNVQSTGKTIDAKVTAISPVMDSQLKAYPVEITIPNPDNALKSDMVVNVTFPNSTGGKSNSLIISRKAVFERSGKQYVFKLEGDVAKQVEVTTGAASSDTIEIVSGLAAGDTVVVKGQTLLQDGGKVTIQK; translated from the coding sequence ATGTTTAAAGCCAATAAACCCGTCATACTAGCGTTGCTCGCCATCACACTGGTGGCAGGTTGTTCCAGCCCGCAAGCGGCCGAAACACCTTCGGAAAAGACGGAGTCCGTCACACCGGTTCAGGTAGAGCAGGTTTCGACAGGTACAGTCAGCTCGGATTCCGGGCTGACCGCAAAGCTCGCACCAAGCGAGGAAGTGCAAATCACCCCGAAGGTAAGCGGCAAGATCACGTCGCTTCCGGTTAAACTGGGGCAGTACGTCCAAAAGGGACAGCTCTTGTTTAAAATCGACGAGCAGGATTTGAGCAACAGCGTCCAACAGGCAGAGGCTTCTTATCGGGTGGCTCAAGCCAATCTGAAACAGGCATCCAGCAGTTCGGACCAAGGACTGGTTCAAGCGCAAAACAGTCTGAAGCAGGCAGAGCAAGCCCTGCAGGATGCCAAAGTCAACCAGCAGCGGATGCAGCAGTTGTTCTCGCAAGGAGCCATTTCGTCCCAGCAGATGGAACAAGCGAACACGGAGCTGACCAACGCCCAGACTTCGTATGCGAATGCGCAACAATCTCTGCAGGTAGCCAAGCAAAAAACCAGCACGCAAGTTTCGGAAGCATCGGTGAACCAAGCAGCTGTTAGCTTGCAAAACGCGCGCGAGTCGCTGGCAAATGCGACCGTGACGGCACCGATCAGCGGATTTGTCTCCAGCGTGAACGGCGCTGTAGGTCAGATGGCGGGTCAACAGCCCGTGGTCGTACTCGTGAACACGAACCCGCTGTTGGTGAAAGCAAACCTGTCCGAAGCAGATGTTACCAAAGTGAAGGTGGGCACGCCTGTCAAAGTGAATGTGCAATCGACAGGAAAAACAATCGATGCCAAAGTCACGGCAATCAGCCCCGTCATGGATTCGCAGCTCAAAGCGTATCCGGTTGAAATCACCATTCCGAATCCGGACAATGCTTTGAAATCGGACATGGTCGTGAACGTGACGTTCCCGAATAGCACGGGCGGAAAATCGAACAGCTTGATTATCTCCCGCAAAGCCGTTTTCGAGCGCTCGGGTAAACAATACGTTTTCAAGCTGGAAGGCGATGTCGCCAAACAGGTGGAAGTGACGACAGGGGCAGCATCCAGCGATACCATCGAGATTGTCTCCGGTCTGGCCGCTGGAGATACAGTCGTGGTGAAGGGTCAGACGCTGCTGCAAGACGGCGGAAAAGTGACCATCCAGAAGTAA
- a CDS encoding efflux RND transporter permease subunit gives MNLSELSIKRPVTMIMLTVAMLIFGFVSLPRLAIDLMPDLNFPVAVVVTSVDGGSPSEVEKLVTKPIENALGTVSDLDSISSVSVEGASQVILMFNWGTDLDQATLDMREKVDQVRGALPDSAHAPRVLRIDPNSQPIIQFAVTGDQDVNQLKKMAEDLIQSRLERIDGVASASISGGQDRIIDVIVDPAKLSAYGLTLDQIQQALSSSNLSGSAGAVREGDGKLNIRVQGEYANVEQIALAPISLGNGSSLRLSDIAQVKDTTEEVTQLSYVNGKPSLGISITKGSGGNTIEVADEVKKEMEKIKKDLPANIQVTTTLDTSTYIKDSIYTTAEHALLGGLVGIVLLFFFLGSIQSMIIAIIVLPVSIVATFLLMYMTGQTINLISLSGLTLGLGSLIDFAVVMLENIFRQREQGKSMMQAALDGSKEVGTAVMASALAQICVFLPIALTEGIAAELFGPLALTVVFSHIAALVFSILLVPMLSSRILKKVPDHANRKDYRGINPVIWFNIGFHKVEKAYQKLLGWALGHRKTVIISAIVMMVGSLALTPMIGAEFIPSMDQGQISVSIKMPNGTVLAETEKVAKQVEAIVNQVPEKDIVATSIGSNGSPLASTLSSNQATISLKLVDVTQRQRSSEDIVIDLTKKMKSIAGPEITVSAAEGMSTGSPIELTVRGDDLDVLKDISSIIKGEVESIPGTNNVTTSLEESRQEFEVKVDAEKASLYGLTTGQILSAVRTSFQGQTVTKYRTGDDEIDIKLQLPENYQEDINYLNNLRISAPGGAQVALSSVASISKVDVPLTINRSNMTREVKITSDLAGRDLNSVTKDIQAKVDKLNLPDGYKLEFGGQSEDMAESFGSLALAIVLSVVLLYMVMASQFESLYSPFIIMFSVPPTVTGVLLGLLVTGTPISVSVLIGYILLIGLVVNNAIVLIDYVNQLRAQGWELRDAILHAGPIRLRPILMTTLTTILAIGPLAFGGGSGTETQAPMAITVIFGLSFATLITLVLVPVVTTSFDERGKKRREKRALRKAKKEAKKNAKKAPALEV, from the coding sequence TTGAATCTGTCAGAACTATCCATTAAACGCCCCGTCACGATGATCATGCTGACGGTGGCCATGCTGATTTTTGGTTTCGTCTCGCTTCCACGACTCGCCATCGACCTGATGCCGGATTTGAATTTCCCGGTCGCGGTCGTGGTTACTTCCGTCGACGGTGGTTCGCCGAGCGAGGTGGAAAAGCTCGTAACGAAGCCAATCGAAAACGCGCTGGGCACAGTTTCAGATTTGGACAGTATTTCCTCCGTATCCGTGGAGGGAGCTTCCCAAGTCATTCTGATGTTCAACTGGGGTACAGACCTGGATCAGGCGACCCTGGACATGCGCGAGAAAGTGGACCAGGTTCGCGGCGCTTTGCCTGACTCTGCTCATGCACCGCGCGTACTGCGGATCGACCCGAACAGCCAGCCGATTATCCAATTCGCGGTGACGGGCGATCAAGATGTCAACCAGTTGAAAAAAATGGCGGAAGATTTGATCCAATCCAGGCTGGAGCGGATCGATGGCGTGGCGTCCGCATCGATTAGCGGCGGTCAAGATCGCATCATCGATGTCATTGTGGACCCGGCAAAGCTGTCCGCTTATGGCCTTACTCTCGATCAAATACAGCAAGCGCTTAGCAGCAGCAACCTGTCGGGTTCCGCAGGGGCTGTTCGCGAGGGTGACGGAAAACTCAACATCCGGGTGCAAGGGGAGTACGCCAACGTAGAGCAGATCGCACTCGCTCCCATCTCGCTCGGAAACGGCAGCTCCCTTCGCTTGAGCGACATTGCCCAGGTGAAGGATACGACCGAGGAAGTCACGCAGCTGAGCTATGTGAACGGCAAGCCGAGCCTTGGCATTTCCATCACCAAGGGATCGGGCGGCAACACCATCGAGGTCGCAGACGAAGTCAAAAAAGAGATGGAAAAGATCAAAAAGGACCTGCCTGCGAACATCCAGGTCACGACCACCCTTGACACGTCAACGTATATCAAGGATTCCATCTACACGACCGCAGAGCACGCCCTGCTCGGTGGTCTGGTCGGGATCGTCCTGCTGTTCTTCTTCCTGGGAAGCATCCAGTCCATGATCATCGCCATTATCGTATTGCCGGTGTCGATCGTGGCGACGTTCCTTCTCATGTACATGACAGGGCAGACGATCAACCTGATTTCCCTGTCCGGCTTGACCCTGGGTCTGGGGTCACTGATTGACTTTGCGGTCGTTATGCTTGAGAACATCTTCCGTCAGCGGGAGCAAGGCAAGAGTATGATGCAAGCGGCCCTTGACGGTTCGAAGGAAGTGGGAACGGCCGTTATGGCTTCGGCATTGGCGCAGATTTGCGTATTCCTGCCGATCGCTTTGACGGAGGGGATCGCGGCGGAATTGTTCGGACCGCTTGCATTGACAGTGGTGTTCTCCCACATTGCAGCGCTCGTGTTCTCCATTCTGCTGGTCCCGATGCTGAGCTCGCGCATCTTGAAAAAGGTGCCGGATCACGCGAACCGAAAAGATTACCGAGGCATCAACCCGGTTATTTGGTTCAACATCGGATTCCACAAAGTGGAAAAGGCGTATCAAAAATTGCTCGGCTGGGCATTGGGACACCGTAAGACAGTAATTATCTCGGCGATTGTCATGATGGTGGGCTCGCTTGCCCTCACGCCGATGATCGGTGCCGAGTTCATTCCGAGCATGGACCAAGGACAAATCTCGGTTTCCATCAAAATGCCGAACGGTACGGTGCTTGCCGAAACCGAAAAAGTGGCCAAACAAGTGGAAGCAATCGTCAACCAGGTACCGGAGAAGGACATTGTGGCGACCTCCATCGGCAGCAACGGTTCTCCGCTTGCCAGCACGCTTTCCTCCAACCAGGCGACGATTTCGCTCAAGCTGGTGGACGTCACGCAGCGGCAGCGCTCCTCGGAAGACATCGTGATCGACTTGACGAAAAAGATGAAATCCATTGCAGGGCCTGAGATCACTGTCAGTGCAGCCGAGGGCATGTCCACCGGTTCGCCGATTGAATTGACGGTTCGCGGGGATGACCTCGATGTCCTCAAAGACATCAGCTCGATCATCAAAGGGGAAGTAGAAAGCATTCCTGGCACGAACAACGTAACGACGAGTCTGGAAGAGTCCAGACAGGAATTCGAAGTGAAGGTGGACGCGGAGAAAGCGAGCCTGTACGGCCTGACAACCGGCCAAATTCTCTCTGCCGTGCGCACTTCCTTCCAAGGGCAGACTGTTACGAAGTATCGTACGGGCGACGATGAAATTGACATTAAGCTTCAATTGCCTGAGAATTATCAGGAAGATATTAACTACTTGAACAATCTGCGCATTTCTGCACCAGGCGGAGCTCAAGTGGCACTTTCTTCTGTGGCATCGATCAGCAAGGTAGACGTGCCGCTGACGATCAACCGCTCCAACATGACTCGTGAAGTGAAAATTACGAGTGACTTGGCTGGGCGGGATCTGAACTCGGTCACGAAAGATATTCAAGCCAAGGTGGATAAGTTGAATCTGCCAGATGGATACAAGCTGGAATTTGGCGGTCAAAGTGAGGATATGGCGGAATCGTTCGGCAGTCTGGCACTTGCGATTGTCCTCTCCGTGGTATTGCTCTACATGGTCATGGCATCGCAGTTCGAGTCGCTGTACAGCCCGTTCATCATCATGTTCTCCGTACCACCGACGGTTACAGGCGTGCTGCTTGGTTTGCTCGTGACGGGAACACCGATCAGCGTATCCGTCTTGATCGGTTACATCCTGCTGATCGGTCTGGTCGTGAACAACGCGATCGTACTGATCGACTATGTCAACCAACTGCGTGCACAGGGCTGGGAACTGCGTGATGCGATTCTCCATGCCGGACCGATCCGTCTGCGCCCGATCTTGATGACCACGCTGACGACGATCTTGGCAATCGGACCGCTTGCATTCGGTGGCGGTTCGGGTACAGAGACGCAAGCGCCGATGGCCATCACGGTAATCTTCGGCCTCAGCTTCGCTACCTTGATTACTCTCGTTTTGGTGCCGGTCGTCACCACTTCGTTCGATGAACGAGGCAAAAAACGCCGGGAAAAACGCGCTCTGCGCAAAGCGAAGAAAGAAGCCAAGAAAAACGCAAAGAAAGCTCCCGCTCTGGAAGTGTAA
- a CDS encoding MarR family transcriptional regulator, which produces MKELIQLAKLLREASALFSSISKKELDSGDVTWQQVLILEQIEKGPKTMGDITKAVDLSYSTTSGLINRLEQENLVRRFRDSSDRRIVWVSLTERVQEGMELEDPHAISSLHALQEMISQKKKLTS; this is translated from the coding sequence ATGAAAGAACTGATTCAGCTGGCAAAGCTCCTGCGGGAAGCAAGTGCCTTGTTTTCATCGATTTCGAAGAAGGAACTGGATAGCGGCGACGTCACATGGCAACAGGTCCTGATCCTGGAACAGATTGAGAAAGGGCCAAAAACGATGGGAGACATAACCAAAGCTGTCGATCTTTCATACAGTACAACTTCGGGGCTGATCAACCGGCTGGAGCAAGAAAATTTGGTGAGGAGGTTTCGAGATAGTAGTGATCGCCGCATCGTGTGGGTTTCCCTGACTGAACGGGTACAGGAGGGGATGGAGTTGGAGGATCCTCATGCAATCTCATCTCTTCATGCGTTGCAGGAAATGATTTCACAAAAAAAGAAACTGACTAGCTGA
- a CDS encoding sensor histidine kinase, producing MKLSDNPEQRKKDVSLWKVSLKAIQKRLLIIWFSVLIVLALLPNSFIHETPLQFFITMVLFFFYIVVFWASKKNWKPFQIELVTILLGSVSLIKSLVVGGEGFGMMLPLAVFIGFHIEGKRSLAYATFFGVCTTLSMYFEGILSIAHLVPFILTYIGCYIGGRGYRIQNTAYQMNQQHLEELQKAHTELREAHDQLQEAALHTMQVAVLEERTRIARDIHDALGHSLTSLIVQLHAVKYMLQDGPPQAQEAVRNMLSVAKQSLDDIRSSVHTLAMDKTSLGLAPLRALLSQAEKHTGVKMNLISNNLESTLSQEVTVTVYRILQEAITNTLRHSDAKTIDVHVETKPESIAISIRDDGSITPDKAIQPGFGLNGIRERLQKWNGKFHYFVRDPHGFQIDVEIPLTSLRTKGAIGDD from the coding sequence ATGAAACTAAGTGATAATCCAGAACAGAGAAAGAAGGATGTCTCTTTGTGGAAAGTTAGCCTTAAAGCAATTCAGAAGCGCTTATTGATCATTTGGTTCTCCGTATTGATCGTGCTGGCCTTATTGCCGAACTCATTTATTCACGAAACCCCCTTACAGTTTTTCATTACAATGGTACTATTCTTTTTTTATATCGTCGTCTTCTGGGCGTCTAAAAAAAATTGGAAGCCCTTCCAGATTGAACTGGTCACGATATTGCTCGGCTCCGTTTCCCTGATCAAGAGTTTGGTCGTAGGCGGAGAAGGCTTTGGCATGATGCTTCCGCTCGCCGTGTTCATCGGCTTTCATATCGAAGGGAAACGCTCGCTTGCGTATGCGACTTTTTTTGGTGTCTGCACGACCCTGTCGATGTACTTCGAGGGCATTTTGTCCATCGCCCACCTCGTCCCGTTTATCCTGACCTACATCGGTTGCTATATTGGTGGGCGCGGGTACCGTATTCAAAACACGGCGTACCAGATGAACCAACAGCATCTGGAGGAGCTGCAAAAAGCGCACACCGAGCTGCGTGAAGCCCACGACCAATTGCAGGAGGCGGCGCTCCATACCATGCAGGTGGCGGTATTGGAGGAACGTACCAGAATCGCACGGGACATCCACGATGCACTCGGCCACAGCCTCACATCGCTTATCGTCCAGCTCCATGCGGTAAAGTACATGCTGCAAGACGGCCCTCCCCAAGCGCAGGAGGCCGTTCGGAATATGCTCAGCGTAGCCAAGCAAAGTCTGGATGACATCCGTTCTTCCGTTCACACCCTTGCTATGGATAAAACATCGTTGGGGCTCGCTCCCCTGCGGGCACTTTTGTCCCAGGCGGAAAAGCACACCGGCGTGAAGATGAATTTGATCAGCAACAATCTCGAGAGCACGTTGTCCCAAGAGGTGACTGTCACGGTATATCGCATTTTGCAAGAAGCGATTACAAATACCTTGCGTCACTCCGATGCGAAAACCATCGATGTCCACGTGGAAACGAAGCCGGAGTCCATCGCGATCTCCATTCGAGACGATGGCAGCATCACTCCTGACAAGGCGATCCAACCCGGCTTCGGACTGAACGGAATTCGGGAGAGACTGCAAAAATGGAATGGAAAATTTCACTACTTTGTTCGGGATCCGCACGGTTTTCAAATCGATGTGGAAATCCCGCTGACATCACTTCGAACGAAGGGGGCAATCGGCGATGACTGA
- a CDS encoding response regulator transcription factor produces the protein MTDTSQQEKIRVVLVDDQTMIRQGLGYVIQMQPDMEVIGEAADGNEAVNIIGELVPDVVLMDVQMPNKSGIDATREIMLTHPTVKVLILTTFDHHNYVVDGIRAGAVGYMLKDADSQEMLDLIRRAYQGEALFHTVTAAKALAEVLKAQQPAPESPPSASVLLDDLTDRELDVLQQIAYGYRNDQIAQNLFISEGTVKTHVHRILQKMGVEDRTQAVAMALRHRLVK, from the coding sequence ATGACTGATACATCTCAGCAAGAGAAAATTCGCGTCGTTCTGGTAGATGACCAGACGATGATTCGTCAAGGACTTGGTTACGTCATCCAGATGCAACCTGACATGGAGGTTATCGGGGAAGCGGCAGACGGCAACGAAGCCGTAAACATCATCGGGGAGCTCGTTCCCGATGTCGTCTTGATGGACGTACAAATGCCGAACAAATCGGGGATCGATGCGACCAGGGAAATCATGCTAACGCACCCCACGGTGAAAGTACTCATCCTCACTACTTTTGACCATCACAACTACGTGGTAGACGGCATCCGCGCCGGAGCCGTCGGCTACATGCTGAAAGACGCAGATTCGCAGGAAATGCTGGATCTGATCCGTCGCGCGTACCAGGGAGAAGCGCTGTTCCATACCGTGACAGCCGCCAAAGCGCTGGCGGAAGTCCTCAAAGCCCAGCAGCCCGCTCCCGAAAGTCCGCCATCCGCATCGGTCCTCCTGGATGATTTGACGGATCGCGAGCTCGATGTGTTGCAGCAGATTGCATACGGCTACCGAAACGACCAAATCGCTCAAAACCTGTTCATCAGCGAGGGCACGGTCAAGACCCACGTCCATCGCATCCTGCAAAAAATGGGCGTAGAGGATCGCACGCAGGCTGTAGCCATGGCGCTCCGCCATCGGCTGGTCAAATAG